From the genome of Carassius auratus strain Wakin unplaced genomic scaffold, ASM336829v1 scaf_tig00025490, whole genome shotgun sequence:
ACACGTCCCGAGCAGTTTATATACATTCAGCTGACGGATCACGTGACATGCTGACACCACAGCTGACAAGTCACGTGGCAGGCCGATCGCTCTTGTAAACGTAAACGTAAcaaagatattttatatattagctTGTAGTAAAATAATTCGACGCTCGTTCTAATCAACTATTAAAAAATGGACTGTTCAGAGATTGCATATTCacatgctttaaaatatttaaatctataaGTGAAGCAGTTTTGTTTAAACATAATATTGCCATTGGTATGTGTAAACTTCAAGAAATTTTCTTCCAAAAACATGACCTTCAAACTTTACTCTTTTATTAATGTATAGAAGGCAAAGAAAAATTCAATTCATGACTCCTTTCccattttacaaaattaatatatatatataaaaagccttTTATTTAGAAGTAGCTTATACATACATCACACATACAGCTGTCACTGCTCGATATTATGTCATGTCAAAaaccaaataatttattttctgactGATTAATGAACACAGATTGAAGCATTCAGCATGACCAAgactttatttgttcttattttcttttagtaAACTTTAGTTATCAcgaataaaatataaacagccCAAATCtccaaaataaagaataaagaaaagccacataaagtttcattaaaaaaCCTTTCTGACACAAGGTCAGAAAACAGTAAGCATAAGTTAGATAATCAGTCTGTTTGTCATTATCATCGCTGTTTGCTTTTCAAAACGTAAATAGAAacactgtgaaataaaaaaaggatacATTTATGCATGTCAAGTATGCTTGTTTTCGTCTCTTGGTTTCCTATTACACAATGGCTAGCTGAAAAAAGGAACACAgtaacagaaaaataaagaagTTAATAGATGtagtgtttataaaataaaaaaaaattaaaataaaggcaCTCATAGGCTCCCTAATGTATTGCCCatgaaaaaacaataatacatgtatacaatataaaaatatctcAGATGTAACATGCTTAACATGTTAAGTAAATTAGAATACAGGAGCAGGTGGAGTGTTAGTTACATAACATAGGACGGAGCAAGCATGCATTTGTATGGATCAAGTAAATATGTAGATTTCTGGAGCAAGGATAGAAGACATGACTCGTGATGCATGTGGCAAACGAGTTCTCGCATTTGATGTGGTGTGTGTAAATGAACTTTGAACTTATGGTACATTAATCTATCATCACATGTTTTATAACATGTTAATCTCCCTACTATGAGAGGGACAGTACAATCATTGATATTATGGGCACTTCATATTTTGgttaattgttgcataaggcatAAAACTGGCATTAGCTATTgcattattacacttttttttttttttttttttttttacaactcagGCAAACTCAGCCTATCGACTTTCATTTTCAGTGGACAATCCAAAGAAAACACATAGTGAAATGAACACGATGCTTTAAATACTAACAGCGGccgttttacacacatttgcaaataatttagattttgagCTGATGAAATGATCTGTGATCTCTTTTTAACGGAGTGAAATGAAGCAAGTAAgaaaaatgatgaataaaatgtgGGTGTGGATTTGAAAACTTGATTTTACTTTACATTCACTGCTTCGAAGGACTGTTGCCGCCACCACTTCCTGTTTAATGGCTATAGAAAAGAGGTTTTAAAGGGTAAATGTTGCTTTGTAAACACTCACGAAATGGACTGATGAACATTTATATGCACAAACACATGTCATTATTCAATGATTGCATATAAGAATATAGGCGATAATGAGACTGTggcttttaaaaatgttcaacAGTGTTTCCATAAAAGCATTTTTCTTTAGCAGAGGGCTACAGTGGCATAGAGCACTTTTGGTGAGTGGTGCATTTTAAGGCAATACTGTGAACTCCAGCAGGGCAATCTCATTTGTCTTGCATCTTCTCAAGGATGGGCACAATCATGTCAAATTTGGGCCTCTTGGCAGGATCCTCATTCATGCAGATTTTCATAAGCTTGCAGATGTGGGGTGAAATGCCCGGTGGGATGGTGGGCCGCAGTCCCTCTAGTGCCACCTAATGAAGAAAGAAGGGATAGCCATGGtcagaaatgattttttttttttttttgctttgaattcactgcagaggatccactggtgagcaagtgattgcaatactacatttattttccaattAACTTATCTACATCTGAAATGGCCCGAATGAGAGCAAATTataattttggggtaaactattcctttaagggtcAATATTTGCATCTTAAAAGTGATTTCCTGGTGCATTCGAACTTTTGTCAAATATTTACATCAGCCAATTAGAAAAGTAACAGTGAAAGGTtggaatattataataaaaatcattGTCAATTACTGCCCTTGATATTGTAAATACTGATTGTAATGTTGGTTAACAGAATTTATTACATATCTCTTCAAACCGGTTATCTTAGCAACGAATTTGTGAATACATTTTGTTCAGAAAGCAAGCAAAGAATATTCTCCATGACTGAAGTGCTCAATTAGTTAACTGTTCAGCACTCTCACAAGAATGGTGATGGCCGTCGTAATTTTAGTTTAACTGTATCTTGAATTTTGGGgagcatttttgtttatttcggGGGCATTTTTGCCCCAAGCACCACTACATTTCTGACCCTGAGGTCTTTTCGGTTCAGCTCTTGCTTTTACAAAGTCATATAATCTTCTCACCTTCATGCCGATCTCCATGTTTGAGAGGTCAGCGTAGGGCACCTCTCTGGTGACGAGCTCCCAGAGTAACACAGCGAAACTCCACATATCTGCCGAGCGCCGGTTAATCTCCTCTGGCTTCttctgcagggctgagacgaGACGTGAAGCGAGATGTTAAGCTATCAGTGAATCAAAATGTCCTGTTTAAGGTGTGGTCACAGTACCTCTGTTCACGCTAAATTCCACAAGcaatccagtcatttcaaaagGAATCCACCGATCgtaaaaacaactaaatatttcCCCATGCAAATTTCACAATGGGTTCAAGCTGCTCGTGCAGTATTGCAGCAATGACTGATTTATACACTACTGGCAATagaaaatgttcctttttttgCCTGAGAAATTTCATAGAAATTTCACTAGTGTGATCATACCTTAGACAAATAACGCGGGATAATGTAAAATCTGGTAGAGAAATTTGAAATGAAGTATTCAGAGAGTGTAGGAAAGGGACCGTACCTTCAGGTGCCACCCATGCGGGAGAGTACATCCTGCCGGGACACTGGAAGGAGAACTTCACATCTGCCATGCTTATCCTGGCTGTCATGTCTTCATCAATCTGATGTCAATGAACCAATGAGAACAGATTCATTAGGATGTTAGCATGAAACAGCCAGCTAGGACAAGCTTCTGAGAGTTGAAGGTGTGTAATGTAATGTGATCAGTACAGCTATTAGTATTTTGAGAAGTCGTTTGGTTGTGGCTTGGCTTTATTTGGACCATTGTGCTTTTAAACTGATAGTGACCTTTACATTTTGACTTTTCCATGGGACATTACAGACCACTGATGTCTGTTACTACAAAATCTTAAGAGGCAATAAGAAAACCACTCCCAAAGAATGTACTTTCACTGCATTACTCCACAATTTGAAACTCTGAACTTGGGACAGGATGCACAGAAACTTCAGAGAACTGAGAGTGTTTATAGCAGTTTCTGTTCACAGTGGTTTATCCACTGAGGCTAAATTTATGGAGGGCAAGTTCCGCTGAATGGGTTTCACAAACCATGACAGCGAATAAACAAACTTTGAACTTGTGTTTTGCAATCAGCAGTTGACCCGGAGTATTTAAAGTCTGTGGAAATGAATCTAGAGCTATGCCCGTAACTATACACGTGTTCTCCTGTAGAACAAAAATAGACACTCTGGAAACCAAGATTAGCAGGAAATATCTGCTTTGAGTATCTCACCATGACACTCTTGCTGTTGAGATAATGCCGAGGGATCATGGGCTCAAGTGTGTGCAGGAAAGCCATTCCACACGCTATATCCAAAGCAAACTTCACCGCTTGCGTCTGATCCACAACAAAGTCTAGATGGACAAAAGAACGAGGAAGATACAGGAGAAGAGTGGGTTTAACTTAAATTTCAAGTTAAATTTAAGAATTAGGTTTAACTCCAGTCaaaaaaagacttcctctttTGTCATGTCCAGAATTTAAAGAGCAATCAAGCATATTTCTAACATTCAAATGAagctaaaaacaaataaaaaaacaaatggtcTGTGTGAGACAGTAACATGTTTTACTCACTGGTCCCCTCGTGAAGCACATTGTAAAGGGAGCCATAGGGCATCCAGTGTGTAATTATGATTGGATGAGGGGCAGGTGGAGACTGACACGCCCCCAACATGGGCAACACGTTTGGATGGGAGAAGATTCTACAACAGGGGAAACACCAGGGTGGAGAGGGACACATGAACACACAGAAACAACAGACCACTAACATGATGGAGACGTTTCACACATTCAAAAGTTCGCCaagatttttcccttttttaaatgaaagcgGGAATAGATCACAATTTATTATTGCAAATTCTTTAGTCCTTGACAATCGTGTAGTGAAAATAAATcgaatataataaaattttagttCCAAATCAGTCTACTTTGTGAACTAATCACTCTATTGAGTCTAACTTTGATTCTGAAATCAGCTGATTCAGTTCAAAACCAGCCTGAATGATTTGTAATGATCCAATTTGTGTTATGTttgtcacacaaagctatcaaatGACTTCAGTGCATGAGTTTTCTTTACGGTGCTTATTATGTCTTCAGAAGACAGTTAGCAATGCAGCTTTagaacactgttattttagtatcaataaaattacacattttattaatattttgaattcatttttatctttatatttccAGTTTTCATTGAAAtcttagttaaagttttagtaatttagtctaatctcgttttttatttttaaatcagtttttcccCTATTCTAGATACTTCaatacatcaaattaaaatgaaaatgccaaataattaaattattacctaaataattaaaagaaaatgtatttaatactttatttcagttatcagtttttaaggttttagttaactatattaaCTATCAttgtgagtacatgatgacaatATTCATTTCTGGGCAAACTTCTGTCTTTTTAATCTGTGTAATGCAGGCACACTGTAATAGCGGTTCGTCACCTTAGTTTAGGGTACTCCTCATTAAAGTCACGGCTCTTTCTTGTAGTCCATTCTCGCACATGCAGCATCTTGACCACAATCTCTGTGCCCTGCCAGCGGCCCTGCCACAGCTGCCAGGAGGAGAGCAGAGACATCAGTGTTGCAATAAACACTGGGCATAAATGAGTAGTGGTTTGGGAGATGAGCTCACCTCCCCAGAGTGGTTCTCGTTGATTTTGGCCAGCATGGAAAGCTGCTTATAATCTACGCCAGCATGTTTATTTAGTGTGCCATTACCTGCAggcatgtatataaaaaatatacaacaatCAAACCTTGGTTGGGgacaatttatataatttcataaggCAATCTATACACAGTAATGCTGAGTGACACTAAAATGCTTTAGTGTTATGAATGTAAATGAGAATCAGATGTTCTGAGGGTGCTTACGTGGTCGCGTTCGAGTGGTTCCCTTCCAGAAAGAGTCCTTGAAAGGAACTTTGGCCAGGCTTTGTCCCTGTTTCTCCGCGAGCTCTGATTCATAAACACAACAGAATTATTATGGCTGATGTAACATAACAGAAAGAGACCTTTGAGTCTGCGAGCAAACGGGCCTTCTTAAAAATCTACTGCGTACAATACATTTGCTACACTATTAAAGAAGAGTTTACCTTTCAGATGTGCGGCGAGCGGTGGTTTGGCCTTATCCAGTGGAGTTTCTCCATACTTGTTGCAGATGCTCACCTGAGCACCATTATTAACCAGATCCTGGAGAGAATATGAATGATAACATATTTGGTATGACTGAAATGACATTGTTATCTTTTGAATAGCACTGAATGTCAAATGTTTAACCATCTCCAAGGTAATTCTGCTCAATCGTTAAAGGAAAAAAGGTAATGTAGTGGTTGCCCTTTTCGAGAATCATTTATATTCTATTTATgttcttgtttttaaaataagctattatttttatatatttagtttccATTTTAATTCTAGTAATTATGGTtgcacttgaattttttttttttttacttcactttaagatttccattttattaaccattttGTTTCTGTTGCTTTTTTCCAtctaatactgtacattattttatgCTGTCTTTCAATCAACGAAAgtgattttaatagttttattcttaGTGAATAATAACAAGAAAACTGTTATAGATACACTAAAAATGAACTGGAACTATGTCAATAAAAATACCACATATGTGGTTAATAAGACTTGCACTATATGTGTGCTATATTCCAGGTTTTCTGAAAACCTACTAAAGCtttatgtgaggaacagaccaaaCTCCAAGAACTTAAACAGAAGAATGaaaatcattttatgtattttactcaAATATATTATCCTATAGTTTCAGGAGACTACAGAAAAATATAGTGCACAAGAACCATGTGAACCACTTTTATGATAATGTTATGGTGTTTGAAAGCTCTATTCACCATTCATTATAACTGCATGGAAATCAACAACAAAACAGTCGAGAGAGTTTCTCTTTTTTCCCAGCAGAGGGAGCTTCAAACCAACCTCTGCCACCAGGTCGTGGGCCCAGAAGCAGGCGTAATGGAGAGGGGTGTTGCCGTGCTCGTTTGCCGCATTGGTATCTGCTTTACACTGGATCAGCTAGACAACACAAACCACAATATGATTCAGTCCCCAAAACAGCAAATAATAAAACATCCATTCAAAATCTCTTTAATGGAACTAAAAGGTATATAAAATGGAAACTGTCAGTTCCGTATTCCTTTTCGAGGGTTTAAAGTTTGCATGTGTGGATATTTTGAACTGCTGTTagcagctgtttgtttgtttacacaaTTCCGTGACTTTGGTCACTGTGGTTGTTCaggtgctggtgtgtgtgtgtgtgtgtttgtgagtgtttaTCTGCTACAATCAGTTCGCACCTTGGCCAGAATGTCCCGGTGGCCGTGGCTTGCAGCCAGGTGCAGGGGTGTGTCGTCGCCGCGGTTCATGACATTGATGCGTGCCCCTCTCATGATAAGCATGTCCACGACACCTGAACGGCCCTCACGGCAGGCCCAGTGTAACGGACTGAACCCGTGATCATccctgcaagaaaaaaaaaaacacgtcagCATATTTAGTGTCAGTATCATATCATAATTATCATGTGCATGtctattaaaaaagttaaattctacttttatgcatttgaatttaaatgtaatatattataatacaatcaCTAATCACTGCATTTAAAATGTCCATCCATTTAAgttagattatatatttttaacataatagTTCATGTTCTTTTATCTTgcctgtttattttatgtttgcatcatgaagtttattattttatgttaaccctctcaaggcaggcgttgcagatttgcaacagttacaaactaaaaaccttattactccagatagatattttatgtatctggagtactGAAAACTTTACTAAAGGTTACTAAagttactaagttactaaaacttaatttgagcctgagagggttaaaactgtgtaatccaACAGCATGGAAATTTCATAAGCATTAAAATGCATACATCTTAAATTTAGGCCCAAATATTTTTGGAGTGCATACATGTTTGGAAATAATGACAGAAGGTTTGTAATTGGGTGGACTTTAAATCAAGGCACAGTTTTTTGCTGCAGTGTTTGGTCTCCAGTCTCCAGTCTGGCTGGTGATCCCGCTCTCAGCTGTCTGTCTCCAGCCAGTTAATTATAAACAGCAGTTAACTGGCCCTTTCCTTCAGATCATGTATACCCCCCTCCCATTTGTGTCTGAGATCTGTACTCAGGGCTTCCTATTTCCttttcaaaaatgcagtaaaactcgCACTTACTCTTAAGCAAAACTTGCACTTACAGTCAACGGTGACCCTAAAgttacaataacaacactgagatCAGATCAGAGCCTGTGCATTAGTGCTGCTACTGAGAGCACATG
Proteins encoded in this window:
- the LOC113078354 gene encoding integrin-linked protein kinase, whose protein sequence is MDDIFTQCREGNAVAVRLWLDNTENDLNQGDDHGFSPLHWACREGRSGVVDMLIMRGARINVMNRGDDTPLHLAASHGHRDILAKLIQCKADTNAANEHGNTPLHYACFWAHDLVAEDLVNNGAQVSICNKYGETPLDKAKPPLAAHLKELAEKQGQSLAKVPFKDSFWKGTTRTRPRNGTLNKHAGVDYKQLSMLAKINENHSGELWQGRWQGTEIVVKMLHVREWTTRKSRDFNEEYPKLRIFSHPNVLPMLGACQSPPAPHPIIITHWMPYGSLYNVLHEGTNFVVDQTQAVKFALDIACGMAFLHTLEPMIPRHYLNSKSVMIDEDMTARISMADVKFSFQCPGRMYSPAWVAPEALQKKPEEINRRSADMWSFAVLLWELVTREVPYADLSNMEIGMKVALEGLRPTIPPGISPHICKLMKICMNEDPAKRPKFDMIVPILEKMQDK